In Buchnera aphidicola (Sipha maydis), the following proteins share a genomic window:
- the crr gene encoding PTS glucose transporter subunit IIA, whose amino-acid sequence MSFISNFFKKKDAHLDNKIKIFAPISGDIIPIENVPDVVFSKKIVGDGIAINPTGNKIVAPIDGKIGKIFHTLHAFSIESPHGIQIFVHFGIDTVKLKGNGFKAFIKENQKIKKGELIIKIDLELLKKTAKSVITPVVISNIDEINIIKKKTGYIVAGKNVIMYVKKK is encoded by the coding sequence ATGAGCTTTATTTCAAATTTTTTTAAAAAAAAAGATGCTCATTTAGACAATAAAATAAAAATTTTTGCTCCAATTTCAGGTGATATAATTCCTATTGAAAATGTTCCAGATGTAGTTTTTTCAAAAAAAATAGTAGGAGATGGAATAGCCATTAATCCTACTGGAAATAAAATTGTTGCACCAATAGATGGAAAAATAGGAAAAATTTTTCATACTTTACATGCTTTTTCAATTGAATCTCCTCATGGAATTCAAATTTTTGTACATTTTGGAATCGATACTGTTAAATTAAAAGGCAATGGATTCAAAGCTTTCATAAAAGAAAATCAAAAAATAAAAAAAGGAGAATTAATAATTAAAATAGATTTAGAACTATTAAAAAAAACAGCAAAATCTGTTATTACTCCTGTAGTCATATCAAACATAGACGAAATAAATATTATAAAAAAAAAAACAGGATATATTGTTGCAGGAAAAAATGTAATTATGTATGTCAAAAAAAAATAA
- the tsaD gene encoding tRNA (adenosine(37)-N6)-threonylcarbamoyltransferase complex transferase subunit TsaD: MKILGIETSCDDTGIAIYDAKDGLIFNKTLHQSLIHNKYGGIVPEIAAREHTLNIVNLTNKILQNREINFKKIDAVAYTYGPGLIGSLLVGATFGASLAYSLNIPNVLVNHMEAHLISVMMGRECPIFPFIGMLVSGKHTELIYAHKFGKYSILGKSLDDSAGEVFDKIAKNLHLNYPGGPEISKISKFGVSRKYIFPRPMLNEFNLNFSFSGLKTSVINFINQRSILDFQFVADVSNAFEESITDVLVFKAKLALKKTKLVRLVVAGGVSVNNLLRKKLKKMVSSCYGKVFFVNPKFCTDNAAMIAYLGMLNFQLNKVYSHRKIKVNPKLKIYN; encoded by the coding sequence ATGAAAATTTTAGGTATTGAAACTTCATGTGATGATACAGGAATTGCGATATATGATGCAAAGGATGGATTAATTTTTAATAAAACATTACATCAATCATTAATACATAATAAATATGGTGGTATTGTTCCTGAAATAGCTGCTAGAGAACATACATTAAATATTGTAAATTTAACCAATAAAATTTTGCAAAATCGAGAGATAAATTTTAAAAAAATTGATGCTGTGGCTTATACTTATGGTCCTGGATTAATAGGATCATTGTTAGTTGGAGCTACTTTTGGAGCATCTTTAGCGTATTCTTTAAATATTCCTAATGTTTTGGTAAATCATATGGAAGCGCATTTAATTTCTGTTATGATGGGGAGGGAATGTCCAATATTTCCATTTATAGGAATGTTAGTTTCTGGTAAACATACTGAATTAATTTATGCTCATAAATTTGGAAAATATAGTATTTTAGGAAAATCTTTAGATGATAGTGCAGGCGAAGTTTTTGACAAAATAGCAAAAAATTTACATTTAAATTATCCGGGAGGTCCTGAGATTTCGAAAATTTCAAAATTTGGAGTGTCTAGAAAATATATTTTTCCTAGACCTATGTTAAATGAGTTTAATTTAAATTTTAGTTTTTCTGGTTTAAAAACTTCAGTAATAAATTTTATTAATCAAAGATCTATTCTAGATTTTCAGTTTGTAGCAGATGTTTCTAATGCTTTTGAAGAATCTATAACCGATGTGTTAGTTTTTAAAGCAAAATTAGCTTTAAAAAAAACTAAATTAGTTCGTTTGGTTGTTGCTGGAGGAGTTAGTGTTAATAATTTATTAAGAAAAAAACTTAAAAAAATGGTTTCTTCATGTTATGGAAAAGTTTTTTTTGTTAATCCTAAATTTTGCACAGATAATGCAGCTATGATAGCATATTTAGGTATGTTAAATTTTCAGTTAAATAAAGTTTATTCTCATCGTAAAATTAAAGTGAATCCAAAATTAAAAATATATAATTAA
- the ligA gene encoding NAD-dependent DNA ligase LigA produces MNKIKREIRFLQQTLIYHNYLYFCLDNPIISDHEYDFLFNKLKFLEKKYKERKSNSPTQIVGSKIFSNLLLNRHLTPMLSLENIFKKNEFFTFHKKILKYKKKDQLIDFTCELKLDGVAVNLIYENGILKKASTRGDGVKGEDITKNIFLIKSIPKKINTKIIPKLMEIRGEVLISKKDFKNLNKKNIFLKKNVFSSARNLASGSLRQKNLKNFVNRKLVFFCHGFEMFNFFLHNSYYDILCKIKKWGFSISPEIFFSSSYEKILKFYSKVQNKRSLLEFDVDGIVIKVNDLRLRKKIGMRSRSPRWAIAYKFPNQEKKTILKKVTFHVGRTGIVTPVAHFIPIYISGIKIEKATLYNKNFLESLNLHIGDKIIVCRSGDVIPKIISKEITCFKKENVQVIFPKKCPSCKNLLKNLNNRKTVCKNYFFCKSQIKKRLIYFFSKKSFEIQDLGPNIINQLVDKLNFKNPIDFFQLDIKTLNDLNNVGEKTATSIVKSIKKIQSISLEKFILSFGILGIGEIASKKIAKHFKSINNVLNSRKKDLIKINGIGEITAKNFLRFINSYHNKMIIKKLMKNCQINIFFSQKNFHKEKKSSFFLDKQVLITGVLKNFTRRNLFKILENLGATLQYSFSKKVNLVIRGQNPGKKLDYAKNSGVKIINENDLLKKIPKNFLGRAGFEPATN; encoded by the coding sequence ATGAATAAAATAAAAAGAGAAATAAGATTCCTTCAACAAACTTTAATTTATCATAATTATTTATATTTTTGTTTGGATAATCCCATTATTTCAGATCATGAATATGATTTTTTGTTTAATAAATTAAAATTTCTTGAAAAAAAATATAAAGAAAGAAAAAGTAATTCTCCTACGCAAATTGTTGGTTCAAAAATTTTTTCTAATTTATTGTTAAATCGACATTTAACACCTATGTTGTCGTTAGAAAATATTTTTAAAAAAAATGAGTTTTTTACCTTTCATAAAAAAATTTTAAAATATAAGAAAAAAGATCAATTAATAGATTTTACTTGTGAGTTAAAATTAGATGGAGTTGCTGTAAATTTAATTTATGAAAATGGAATTTTAAAAAAAGCTTCTACAAGAGGAGATGGAGTAAAAGGAGAGGATATTACAAAAAATATTTTTTTAATAAAATCTATACCTAAAAAAATAAATACAAAAATTATTCCAAAATTAATGGAAATTCGTGGAGAAGTCTTAATTTCCAAGAAAGATTTTAAAAATTTAAATAAAAAAAACATTTTTTTAAAAAAAAATGTATTTTCTAGTGCTCGAAATTTAGCTTCTGGATCTTTACGTCAAAAAAATTTAAAAAATTTTGTTAATAGAAAATTAGTTTTTTTTTGTCATGGTTTTGAGATGTTTAATTTTTTTTTACATAATAGTTATTATGATATTCTTTGTAAAATTAAAAAATGGGGATTTAGTATTAGTCCGGAAATTTTTTTTTCATCATCTTATGAAAAGATTTTAAAATTTTATTCGAAAGTTCAAAATAAGCGCTCTTTATTGGAATTTGATGTAGATGGAATTGTTATCAAAGTTAATGATTTAAGATTAAGAAAGAAAATTGGAATGAGATCTAGATCACCGCGTTGGGCTATTGCATATAAATTCCCTAATCAAGAAAAAAAAACTATTTTAAAGAAAGTGACTTTTCATGTTGGAAGAACTGGAATTGTGACTCCTGTCGCGCATTTTATTCCGATCTATATTTCTGGAATTAAAATAGAGAAAGCTACTTTATATAATAAAAATTTTTTAGAAAGTTTAAATTTACATATTGGAGATAAAATTATTGTTTGCAGATCTGGAGATGTAATACCGAAAATTATTAGTAAAGAAATTACATGTTTTAAAAAAGAAAACGTTCAGGTAATTTTTCCTAAAAAATGTCCTTCTTGTAAAAATTTGTTAAAAAATTTAAATAATAGAAAAACTGTTTGTAAAAATTATTTTTTTTGTAAATCTCAAATTAAAAAACGTTTAATATATTTTTTTTCTAAAAAGTCTTTTGAAATACAGGATCTCGGTCCAAATATTATTAATCAATTAGTAGATAAATTAAATTTTAAAAATCCGATAGATTTTTTTCAATTAGATATAAAAACTTTAAATGATTTAAATAATGTAGGAGAAAAAACCGCCACAAGTATTGTAAAATCTATTAAAAAAATTCAATCAATTTCTTTAGAAAAATTTATTTTATCTTTTGGTATTTTAGGTATTGGGGAAATAGCATCTAAAAAAATAGCAAAGCATTTTAAAAGTATAAATAATGTTTTAAATTCTAGAAAAAAAGATCTTATTAAAATTAATGGTATTGGAGAAATTACAGCAAAAAATTTTTTGCGTTTTATAAATAGTTATCATAATAAAATGATAATTAAAAAACTGATGAAAAATTGTCAAATTAATATTTTTTTTTCTCAAAAAAATTTTCATAAAGAAAAAAAATCTTCTTTTTTTTTAGATAAACAAGTTTTAATAACAGGAGTTTTAAAAAATTTTACTAGAAGAAATTTATTTAAGATATTAGAAAATTTAGGTGCGACTCTTCAATATAGTTTTTCAAAAAAAGTTAATTTAGTTATTAGAGGTCAAAATCCAGGAAAAAAATTAGATTACGCTAAAAATTCAGGTGTAAAAATAATAAATGAAAATGATTTATTGAAAAAAATTCCAAAAAATTTTTTGGGTCGTGCAGGATTTGAACCTGCGACCAATTGA
- a CDS encoding tRNA CCA-pyrophosphorylase (catalyzes the addition and repair of the 3'-terminal CCA sequence in tRNA; these proteins belong to the CCA-adding enzyme subfamily 2 which does not have phosphohydrolase activity), producing the protein MKVYLVGGAVRDFLLNLPIKDRDWVVVGSTPKELIKKKFKQVGKDFPVFLHPKTFEEYALARTEKKFGFGYTGFKTSYSKKITLYQDLLRRDLTINAVAQDKNGDFIDPVNGIRDLKLRLLRHISKNFQDDPLRILRVARFSAKFAHLGFIIVNKTMYLMKKMVQNRELSFLTSHRVWNETKKALVTQTPHVYFSVLKRCNALSILFPEIDYLYKINYFLFKNYNLGEQFLFSLSSFSKNNFEIDLRFSFFCQFLVYYNFFIKKNKNFVYKDIFKDILIKNMLSRLDVPIFIRNLSVHIANNYFFLHNIFSESSYNIILLFNRINVWRNPIIILKIGVLSDFCIFFSKCKNNCKKNKIGIFLKIIFFILNSVSVKFIIQQGFTGLWINQELIRLRTFVLDIYRLRIFLII; encoded by the coding sequence ATGAAAGTTTATTTAGTTGGAGGTGCTGTAAGAGATTTTTTGTTAAATTTACCTATAAAAGATAGGGATTGGGTTGTTGTAGGATCTACTCCTAAAGAATTGATTAAAAAAAAATTTAAGCAAGTAGGAAAAGATTTTCCTGTATTTTTACATCCTAAAACATTTGAAGAATACGCATTAGCACGAACAGAAAAAAAATTCGGTTTTGGTTATACAGGTTTTAAAACAAGTTATTCAAAAAAAATTACTTTATATCAAGATTTATTAAGAAGAGATTTGACTATTAATGCTGTTGCTCAAGATAAAAATGGAGATTTTATTGATCCTGTCAATGGAATTAGGGATCTTAAGTTAAGATTATTAAGGCATATTTCTAAAAATTTTCAAGATGATCCTTTAAGGATATTAAGAGTAGCTAGGTTTTCAGCAAAATTTGCACATTTAGGGTTTATTATAGTCAATAAAACAATGTATTTAATGAAAAAAATGGTTCAAAATCGTGAACTTTCTTTTTTAACTTCTCATAGAGTTTGGAATGAGACAAAAAAAGCTCTTGTGACTCAAACTCCTCATGTATATTTTTCTGTTCTAAAAAGATGTAATGCATTATCTATATTATTCCCTGAAATTGATTATTTATATAAAATTAATTATTTTTTATTTAAAAATTATAATTTAGGTGAGCAATTTCTTTTTTCTTTATCTTCTTTTTCAAAAAATAATTTTGAAATAGATTTGAGGTTTTCTTTTTTTTGTCAATTTTTAGTTTATTATAATTTTTTTATTAAAAAAAATAAAAATTTTGTATATAAAGATATTTTTAAAGATATTTTAATCAAAAATATGTTGTCTAGATTAGATGTTCCTATTTTTATTAGGAATTTATCGGTACATATAGCAAATAATTATTTTTTTTTACATAATATTTTTTCTGAATCTTCTTACAACATTATTTTATTGTTTAATCGTATAAATGTTTGGAGAAATCCAATTATTATTTTAAAAATTGGAGTTTTAAGTGATTTTTGTATTTTTTTTTCAAAATGTAAAAATAATTGTAAAAAAAATAAAATTGGTATTTTTTTAAAAATAATTTTTTTTATTTTAAATTCTGTTTCTGTGAAATTTATTATTCAACAAGGTTTTACAGGATTATGGATTAATCAAGAGTTGATTAGATTAAGAACATTTGTATTAGATATTTATAGGTTGAGAATTTTTTTAATTATCTAA
- a CDS encoding HPr family phosphocarrier protein — translation MVEKKIYINSPNGLHTRPAAQLVKEAKKYTSTITITSNGKKANAKSLFKLQTLGLTQGSMIILSADGSDEQEAIKKLSTLIKQLV, via the coding sequence ATGGTTGAAAAAAAAATATATATTAATTCACCAAATGGTTTGCACACTAGACCGGCAGCTCAATTAGTGAAAGAAGCAAAAAAATATACTTCTACAATTACAATAACATCCAATGGAAAAAAAGCAAACGCAAAAAGTTTATTTAAATTACAAACATTAGGATTAACTCAAGGAAGTATGATAATTTTATCTGCTGATGGATCAGATGAACAAGAAGCTATTAAAAAATTATCTACTCTAATTAAACAACTCGTATAA
- the rpsU gene encoding 30S ribosomal protein S21: MPIIKVRENEPFDVALRRFKRSCEKAGILSEIRRRESYEKPTTARKRAKAAAIKRLSKKLCRENLTRKRMY, translated from the coding sequence ATGCCAATAATTAAAGTACGTGAAAATGAACCATTTGATGTTGCTTTAAGAAGATTTAAAAGATCTTGTGAAAAAGCTGGAATATTATCTGAAATACGTAGAAGAGAATCTTATGAAAAACCGACTACAGCAAGAAAAAGAGCAAAAGCAGCAGCAATCAAAAGATTATCAAAAAAACTCTGTAGAGAAAATTTAACTAGAAAACGTATGTATTAA
- the ptsI gene encoding phosphoenolpyruvate-protein phosphotransferase PtsI yields the protein MISGIPASPGIVFGKALLFKEKKIKINLKKISKKNINIEIKKFFQAREKSKKQLKEIQHQAKKKFGKEKASIFDSHILILEDEELEKEIISLIKKKFITSDYAVEKIVQEQITSLEKLQDEYLKNRAIDIRDIGNRLLKNLLNIPIIDLNNIQKKIILITKDLTPSQTAQMNFKKILGFITDLGGKTSHTSIMARSLEIPAIVGTGNITKKINNNDYIILNSINNEIIINPSKKQITQFKIIQEKNFKKQKKLISLKNIQAITKDGKKIKIGANIGNYADTIGSKKYGAECIGLYRTEFLFMGRNNFPSEEEQFLAYKKVAQKMNGKHIIIRTMDIGGDKNLSYMNFPKEENPFLGWRAIRVSIDKIKILHDQIKAILRASAFGKFKIMFPMIISIEEIHFLKNELQKIKKKLKKNKINFDEKIELGIMIETPSSAIISKYLAKEVDFFSIGTNDLTQYTLAVDRGNEIISDLYQPMSPAVLYLIKKVIKESHKKNKWTGICGELASNEQAISLLIGMGIDELSMSSISIPIIKNIIRKISFKKAKILAKKVLQKSTVSEIKTLLNKFNTEHHLL from the coding sequence ATGATTTCAGGAATTCCAGCATCACCAGGCATTGTTTTTGGAAAAGCTCTTCTTTTCAAAGAAAAAAAAATAAAAATTAATTTAAAAAAAATTTCCAAAAAAAATATTAATATAGAAATTAAAAAATTTTTTCAAGCAAGAGAAAAATCAAAAAAACAGTTAAAAGAAATACAACATCAAGCAAAAAAAAAATTTGGAAAAGAAAAAGCATCTATTTTTGATAGTCATATATTAATATTAGAAGACGAAGAACTAGAGAAAGAAATCATTTCTTTAATTAAAAAAAAATTCATAACTTCTGATTATGCAGTAGAAAAAATAGTCCAAGAGCAAATTACATCATTAGAAAAACTTCAAGATGAATATTTAAAAAATAGAGCAATAGATATTCGTGATATAGGAAATAGATTATTAAAAAACCTCCTTAATATACCTATTATTGATTTAAATAATATCCAAAAAAAAATAATCCTTATAACTAAAGATTTAACTCCATCTCAAACCGCACAAATGAATTTTAAAAAAATACTTGGTTTTATCACAGACCTAGGAGGAAAAACTTCTCATACGTCTATTATGGCTAGATCTTTAGAAATACCAGCTATTGTAGGAACTGGAAATATTACAAAAAAAATAAATAATAATGATTATATAATACTTAATAGTATTAATAATGAAATTATTATCAATCCATCAAAAAAACAAATTACACAATTTAAAATAATACAAGAAAAAAACTTTAAAAAACAAAAAAAATTAATTTCTTTAAAAAATATTCAAGCAATTACGAAAGATGGAAAAAAGATAAAAATAGGTGCAAACATAGGAAATTATGCTGATACTATTGGATCAAAAAAATATGGCGCAGAATGTATTGGTCTTTACAGAACAGAATTTTTATTTATGGGTAGAAATAATTTTCCTTCAGAAGAGGAACAATTCCTAGCTTATAAAAAAGTTGCTCAAAAAATGAATGGAAAACATATAATTATTCGAACTATGGACATTGGTGGAGATAAAAATCTTTCATATATGAATTTTCCAAAAGAAGAAAACCCATTTCTTGGATGGAGAGCAATTAGAGTATCTATTGATAAAATTAAAATTTTACATGATCAAATTAAAGCCATTCTCCGCGCCTCTGCATTTGGAAAATTTAAAATAATGTTCCCAATGATTATTTCAATAGAAGAAATTCATTTCTTAAAAAACGAACTACAAAAAATTAAAAAAAAATTAAAAAAAAATAAAATTAATTTTGATGAAAAAATAGAATTAGGAATAATGATAGAAACCCCTTCATCTGCTATAATTTCAAAATATCTTGCAAAAGAAGTTGATTTTTTTAGTATTGGAACTAACGATTTAACACAGTATACATTAGCTGTAGATCGTGGAAATGAAATTATTTCTGATTTATACCAACCCATGAGTCCCGCTGTTTTATATTTAATTAAAAAGGTAATTAAAGAATCACATAAAAAAAATAAATGGACTGGAATCTGCGGAGAATTAGCAAGTAATGAACAAGCTATTTCTTTATTAATAGGAATGGGAATAGATGAACTAAGTATGAGTTCAATTTCTATACCAATTATTAAAAATATTATTCGAAAAATTAGTTTTAAAAAAGCAAAAATATTAGCAAAAAAAGTATTACAAAAATCTACAGTGAGTGAAATTAAAACATTACTTAATAAATTTAATACAGAACATCATTTATTATGA